A DNA window from Oceanibaculum nanhaiense contains the following coding sequences:
- a CDS encoding NAD-dependent succinate-semialdehyde dehydrogenase yields MQPNGVATAADYREVGLFIDGSWTQGTAGQGGASQGEAVINPATEEALGYLPHASATDLDRAANAAVRAFESWSRTAPLERKRILNKAAALLRERSDAIAVWVTLEQGKPLAEAKGEILAAADIFEWYGDECVRLYGRIVPSRMPGANQMVIREPVGPVAGFCPWNFPALTPARKIAGALAAGCTLVIKAAEETPSTCCALADACIDAGVPAGVLNLVFGKPAEVSAFLIPHPGIRKISFTGSIPVGKVLAKLAADGVKRCTLELGGHAPVLVFDDAQVEPAVQALLAAKFRNAGQVCVSPSRFYVQRGSYAKFLEAFTEGAKALRVGDGRAADTQMGPMANERRLSAMEGFVADARERGLKITTGGSRIGNRGYFWEPTVIADATDECRLMREEPFGPVVPITAFDTVEEGIARANSLPFGLAAYAFTGVSKRARAVREGVRAGMIGINHLGISLAEVPFGGVKESGYGSEGGTEGLESYLDTKHVSQLD; encoded by the coding sequence ATGCAGCCGAACGGCGTGGCAACTGCTGCCGATTACCGGGAAGTCGGACTTTTCATCGATGGCAGCTGGACACAGGGCACGGCGGGTCAGGGCGGGGCGAGCCAGGGCGAGGCAGTCATCAATCCGGCGACCGAGGAAGCGCTTGGCTATCTGCCGCACGCCTCCGCCACCGATCTCGACCGCGCCGCCAATGCGGCGGTCCGCGCCTTCGAAAGCTGGAGCCGCACCGCGCCGCTGGAACGCAAGCGCATTCTGAACAAGGCGGCGGCCCTGCTGCGCGAGCGCAGCGATGCCATCGCGGTGTGGGTCACGCTGGAACAGGGCAAGCCACTGGCCGAGGCGAAGGGCGAGATCCTCGCCGCCGCCGACATCTTCGAATGGTATGGCGACGAATGTGTGCGGCTCTATGGCCGGATCGTGCCGTCGCGCATGCCCGGCGCCAATCAGATGGTCATCCGGGAGCCGGTCGGCCCTGTCGCCGGCTTCTGCCCGTGGAACTTCCCCGCGCTGACCCCGGCACGCAAGATCGCCGGTGCGCTCGCCGCCGGCTGCACGCTGGTCATCAAGGCAGCGGAGGAAACCCCGTCGACCTGCTGTGCGCTGGCCGATGCCTGCATCGATGCAGGGGTACCCGCCGGCGTGCTGAACCTGGTTTTCGGCAAGCCGGCTGAGGTCTCAGCCTTCCTGATCCCGCATCCGGGCATCCGCAAGATTTCCTTCACCGGTTCCATCCCGGTCGGCAAGGTGCTGGCGAAGCTGGCAGCCGATGGTGTGAAGCGCTGCACGCTGGAACTGGGCGGACACGCGCCGGTGCTGGTGTTCGACGATGCGCAAGTGGAGCCGGCGGTGCAGGCGCTGCTGGCCGCCAAGTTCCGCAATGCCGGGCAGGTCTGCGTCTCGCCTTCGCGCTTCTATGTCCAGCGCGGCTCCTATGCGAAATTCCTCGAAGCCTTCACCGAAGGGGCGAAGGCGCTGCGCGTCGGCGATGGGCGGGCTGCCGACACCCAGATGGGGCCGATGGCAAACGAACGCCGCCTGTCGGCGATGGAAGGCTTCGTCGCCGATGCGCGCGAGCGCGGCCTGAAGATCACGACCGGCGGCAGCCGGATTGGCAATCGTGGCTATTTCTGGGAGCCGACGGTGATCGCCGATGCAACGGACGAATGCCGGCTGATGCGCGAGGAGCCGTTCGGCCCCGTGGTTCCGATCACTGCCTTCGATACGGTCGAGGAGGGGATCGCGCGTGCCAATTCCCTGCCGTTCGGCCTCGCTGCCTATGCTTTCACCGGCGTGTCGAAGCGCGCCCGGGCAGTGCGCGAGGGCGTGCGTGCCGGGATGATCGGCATCAATCATCTGGGCATCTCGCTGGCGGAGGTTCCGTTCGGCGGTGTGAAGGAAAGCGGATACGGCTCGGAAGGCGGCACCGAGGGGCTGGAAAGCTATCTCGACACCAAGCATGTCAGTCAGCTCGACTGA
- a CDS encoding ABC transporter substrate-binding protein — protein sequence MNPKNFHISRRAFLGTTAAASVAGMLGGMPIRAFGKDQVKLSFMYPVGVSGDINRIVSGMIAGFNAAHADIQVEAIYAGSYDNTEQKVMTSLGVGDPPGTWLPINSALQTFLAMGALEDITALAKADDIYQDFLPGFLGTCISDDKLYGLPFQCSTPVLYYNKTAFEKAGVKTAPATWDELLETAKALTIRQGSDVSQWGVTIGGGWHDWMFESYVRQNGLVPWTKEKVMFDAPESVNALEFWLRMAQEGVMPTASTWQGSANDFMAGRTAMLYHSTGSLTNLRKSSPFEVGVAFMPKNKTFGASMGGGPIHIAKNQPDAHKQACWTFARWMTNTANQSMWCKETGYLAARQSSWDSAEMKSFVTEVPAAKIALDQAAYAGAFLQVPGYHKVREYLKSALDRTVIGEIRPDVALREATANSNREIDRMLRRRG from the coding sequence ATGAACCCAAAGAATTTCCACATTTCCAGGCGCGCCTTTCTTGGCACCACCGCAGCCGCTTCGGTGGCCGGAATGCTTGGCGGCATGCCGATCCGCGCCTTTGGCAAGGATCAGGTAAAGCTGAGCTTCATGTATCCGGTTGGCGTGTCGGGTGACATCAACCGCATCGTTTCCGGCATGATCGCCGGTTTCAACGCCGCGCATGCCGATATCCAGGTCGAGGCGATCTATGCCGGCAGCTATGACAATACCGAGCAGAAGGTGATGACCTCGCTTGGTGTCGGTGACCCCCCGGGCACCTGGCTGCCGATCAACTCCGCCCTGCAGACCTTCCTGGCAATGGGCGCGCTGGAAGACATCACCGCGCTCGCCAAGGCCGACGACATCTATCAGGATTTCCTGCCGGGCTTCCTGGGCACCTGCATCTCGGACGACAAGCTTTATGGCCTGCCTTTCCAGTGCAGCACGCCGGTGCTGTATTACAACAAGACCGCCTTCGAGAAGGCCGGTGTGAAGACAGCGCCGGCGACATGGGACGAATTGCTGGAAACCGCGAAGGCCCTGACCATCCGCCAGGGCAGCGATGTCAGCCAGTGGGGCGTGACCATCGGCGGCGGCTGGCATGACTGGATGTTCGAAAGCTATGTACGCCAGAACGGCCTGGTCCCCTGGACCAAGGAAAAGGTCATGTTCGACGCGCCGGAATCGGTCAATGCGCTCGAATTCTGGCTGCGCATGGCGCAGGAAGGCGTGATGCCGACGGCCTCGACCTGGCAGGGCTCGGCGAACGACTTCATGGCCGGCCGGACCGCGATGCTCTACCACTCGACCGGGTCGCTGACCAATCTGCGCAAATCCTCGCCCTTCGAGGTCGGCGTCGCCTTCATGCCGAAGAACAAGACCTTCGGCGCCTCCATGGGCGGCGGCCCGATCCACATCGCGAAGAACCAGCCCGACGCCCACAAGCAGGCCTGCTGGACCTTTGCCCGCTGGATGACGAATACCGCCAATCAGTCGATGTGGTGCAAGGAGACCGGCTATCTCGCCGCGCGCCAGTCCTCCTGGGACAGTGCCGAGATGAAATCCTTCGTCACCGAGGTGCCGGCGGCGAAGATCGCCCTGGACCAGGCGGCCTATGCCGGCGCCTTCCTGCAGGTACCGGGCTATCACAAGGTGCGCGAATATCTGAAGAGCGCGCTGGACCGCACCGTGATCGGCGAAATCCGCCCGGATGTCGCCTTGCGCGAAGCGACGGCGAACTCCAACCGCGAAATCGACCGCATGCTGCGCCGTCGCGGCTGA
- a CDS encoding c-type cytochrome gives MLRRRFLLAFALMLIAAPVIAQNTVRPASIAAGRVIAEERCARCHAIAATGDSPFPAAPPFRELHRKYPVEQLAEALAEGIAVGHPDMPEFVLQPAEIEDFIAFLNSLQPPR, from the coding sequence ATGCTGCGCCGCCGGTTCCTCCTCGCATTCGCGCTGATGCTGATCGCTGCCCCGGTCATCGCCCAGAACACCGTCCGGCCAGCCAGCATCGCGGCTGGCCGGGTCATCGCCGAGGAACGCTGTGCGCGCTGCCACGCCATCGCCGCCACGGGGGACAGCCCATTCCCCGCAGCACCGCCTTTTCGCGAGCTACATAGGAAATACCCGGTTGAGCAGCTGGCCGAGGCGCTTGCCGAGGGCATCGCGGTCGGTCATCCAGACATGCCGGAATTCGTGCTTCAGCCGGCCGAGATTGAGGATTTCATAGCCTTCCTCAATTCTCTTCAGCCGCCCCGCTGA
- a CDS encoding ABC transporter ATP-binding protein, whose product MASVTLQQVSKNYDGHAAVHALDLTVEDREFIVLVGPSGCGKSTTLRMIAGLETISEGRLLIDGKDVTQAAPQKRDIAMVFQSYALYPHMTVYKNMAFGLMKTTRLDKSEIDARVREAAEILHIEDLLQRRPKELSGGQRQRVAIGRALVRKPKVYLFDEPLSNLDAKLRNHMRAELKRLHAELGITVVYVTHDQVEAMTLGTRIAIMAEGRLQQFDAPMEVYRKPANIFVASFIGAPEMNLIPCRGRAVTEGLALGNAHFQLVLDGMTAPAAPEILLGIRPEEMVLARGETLAPGTLLGKAKVERVELFGADALAEVRLGDNRMIVRISPEHPPLAGESVTLGFDATRARLFDPISGLAVS is encoded by the coding sequence ATGGCCAGTGTCACGCTGCAGCAGGTCAGCAAGAATTATGACGGCCACGCCGCCGTGCATGCTCTCGACCTGACTGTCGAGGACCGGGAATTCATCGTGCTGGTCGGCCCTTCCGGCTGCGGCAAGTCAACGACCCTGCGTATGATTGCCGGGCTGGAGACGATATCCGAAGGCCGGCTGCTGATCGACGGCAAGGATGTGACGCAGGCGGCACCGCAGAAGCGCGATATCGCGATGGTCTTCCAGTCCTATGCGCTGTACCCGCATATGACGGTCTACAAGAACATGGCCTTCGGCCTGATGAAGACGACGCGGCTCGACAAGAGCGAAATCGACGCCCGGGTGCGCGAAGCGGCGGAGATTCTGCATATCGAGGATCTGCTGCAACGCCGGCCGAAGGAATTATCCGGCGGGCAACGCCAGCGTGTGGCGATCGGCCGGGCGCTGGTGCGCAAGCCGAAGGTCTATCTGTTCGACGAACCGCTCTCCAATCTGGATGCCAAGCTGCGCAACCACATGCGGGCCGAATTGAAGCGGCTGCATGCCGAGCTTGGCATCACGGTGGTCTATGTGACGCATGATCAGGTCGAGGCCATGACGCTGGGCACCCGGATCGCCATCATGGCCGAGGGGCGGCTGCAGCAATTCGATGCGCCGATGGAGGTCTATCGCAAGCCGGCGAATATTTTCGTCGCCTCGTTCATCGGCGCGCCGGAGATGAATCTGATCCCTTGCCGGGGTCGGGCAGTAACCGAAGGGCTGGCGCTCGGCAATGCGCATTTCCAGCTGGTGCTGGACGGGATGACCGCGCCGGCAGCACCGGAAATCCTGCTGGGGATTCGCCCGGAGGAGATGGTTCTGGCGCGCGGCGAGACGCTTGCGCCCGGCACGCTGTTGGGAAAGGCCAAGGTCGAGCGCGTGGAATTGTTCGGTGCCGATGCTTTGGCCGAAGTCCGGCTTGGCGATAACCGGATGATCGTGCGCATCAGCCCGGAGCATCCTCCGCTGGCCGGGGAGAGTGTGACGCTGGGATTCGATGCAACGCGCGCCCGGCTGTTCGATCCGATTTCCGGACTCGCCGTGTCCTGA
- a CDS encoding 2-hydroxychromene-2-carboxylate isomerase, producing MTLQFKIYWSFRSPYSYLATARLVAFAAEYDVDAQLRIVRPLAMREPAYFERMGPLHRPYFFMDTKRQADYLGLPFRRPVPDPIQQDPVTLKIAKDQPYIRNISHLGVEACRLGHGLAYADSVSRLLWDGSVDGWDQGDHMAKAAASAGLDHAAMQASIDSDPDWYDSQMLANEAELTEAGHWGVPCYVFEGEPFFGQDRFDTFIWRLRQNGLQKRA from the coding sequence ATGACACTTCAGTTCAAGATATACTGGTCGTTCCGCAGCCCCTACAGCTATCTGGCGACGGCGCGCCTCGTCGCCTTCGCGGCGGAATATGACGTCGATGCGCAACTGCGTATCGTCCGGCCACTGGCCATGCGCGAGCCGGCCTATTTCGAGCGGATGGGGCCATTGCACCGCCCCTATTTCTTTATGGATACCAAACGCCAGGCCGACTATCTGGGGCTGCCCTTCCGACGGCCTGTTCCCGACCCGATCCAGCAGGATCCCGTCACGCTGAAGATCGCCAAGGACCAGCCCTATATCCGCAATATCTCGCATCTCGGTGTGGAGGCCTGCCGGCTGGGGCATGGCCTTGCCTATGCGGATTCCGTCTCGCGGCTGCTCTGGGACGGTTCCGTCGATGGCTGGGACCAGGGTGACCATATGGCGAAAGCGGCAGCATCAGCCGGACTCGACCATGCCGCGATGCAGGCCAGTATCGACAGCGACCCGGACTGGTATGACAGCCAGATGCTGGCGAACGAGGCGGAACTGACCGAGGCCGGCCACTGGGGCGTGCCCTGTTACGTCTTCGAGGGTGAGCCGTTTTTCGGGCAGGACCGCTTCGACACTTTCATCTGGCGTCTGCGCCAGAATGGCCTGCAAAAGCGCGCATAG
- a CDS encoding NfeD family protein, with the protein MIGTIFDTSWAWMIGGVILAGLEILIPGIFLLWIGLGALAVGLILSIAPGLPFPWQALVFAVSMLSSLGFGFWIQRRSRTTGEASFLNREMEAMIGQEYIAITPFVAGRGRIKVRDSSYAALSDDEIAEGDLVTVIGLSDDRPRVVKAPRS; encoded by the coding sequence ATGATCGGGACAATCTTCGACACCAGCTGGGCCTGGATGATCGGCGGCGTGATTCTGGCCGGGCTGGAAATCCTCATCCCCGGCATCTTCCTGCTCTGGATCGGCCTGGGCGCGCTGGCGGTCGGCTTGATCCTGTCCATAGCCCCCGGCCTGCCCTTCCCCTGGCAGGCACTGGTCTTCGCCGTCTCGATGCTGTCATCCCTCGGGTTCGGCTTCTGGATCCAGCGGCGCAGCCGCACCACCGGGGAGGCGAGTTTCCTCAACCGCGAGATGGAGGCGATGATCGGCCAGGAGTATATCGCCATCACGCCCTTCGTCGCCGGGCGCGGGCGCATCAAGGTGCGCGACAGCAGCTATGCGGCCCTCAGTGACGACGAGATCGCCGAAGGCGACCTCGTCACCGTCATCGGCCTGTCGGATGACCGGCCGCGTGTTGTGAAGGCACCCCGCTCCTGA
- a CDS encoding carbohydrate ABC transporter permease — MRIDSDRLRDIPTAFAMLLPSLIFLAMFTYWPILRSIWFSFHDVMLGSPDIFFLGLENYTRLLGDGLFWRSFANTAFYTLLTIPLSIVCALLLATALDTRLRGMAFYRSAFFYPVIIPSVAAGMVWVFLYAPGYGPINELMALLGLPKLEWLYDSKWAMPAIIVMSIWKYSGYFMLILLAALQLVPRDLYEAARLDGVPPVQQLLHITIPMIAPTLYFVIIIGVLHSYQIFDYVYVMTQGGPADATNVLTFYIYQNAFQFQDIGYASAVANILLLFVMGLVALVAVTLGRRIHYLGQ; from the coding sequence ATGAGAATCGACAGCGACCGCCTGCGCGACATTCCGACGGCATTTGCCATGCTGTTGCCGTCGCTGATCTTTCTCGCGATGTTCACCTACTGGCCGATCCTGCGCTCGATCTGGTTCAGCTTTCACGATGTGATGCTGGGCTCGCCGGATATCTTCTTTCTGGGCCTGGAAAACTACACACGCCTGCTGGGCGACGGCCTGTTCTGGCGGTCCTTCGCCAATACCGCCTTCTACACGCTGCTGACGATCCCGCTGTCGATCGTCTGCGCGCTGCTACTGGCGACAGCGCTGGATACGCGGCTGCGCGGCATGGCGTTCTACCGGTCGGCTTTCTTCTATCCGGTGATCATCCCGTCGGTGGCGGCGGGCATGGTCTGGGTATTTCTCTATGCCCCCGGCTATGGTCCGATCAACGAGCTGATGGCGCTTCTGGGCCTGCCGAAGCTGGAATGGCTGTACGACAGCAAATGGGCGATGCCGGCGATCATCGTCATGAGCATCTGGAAATATTCCGGGTATTTCATGCTGATCCTGCTGGCCGCCCTGCAACTGGTGCCGCGTGATCTCTACGAGGCAGCCAGGCTCGACGGCGTGCCGCCGGTTCAGCAATTGCTGCACATCACGATCCCGATGATCGCCCCGACGCTGTATTTCGTCATCATCATCGGTGTCCTGCATTCCTATCAGATCTTCGATTATGTGTATGTCATGACCCAGGGCGGCCCGGCGGACGCCACCAATGTCCTGACCTTCTATATCTACCAGAACGCCTTTCAGTTTCAGGACATCGGCTATGCCTCGGCGGTGGCCAATATCCTGCTGCTTTTCGTCATGGGCCTTGTCGCATTGGTCGCCGTGACGCTTGGCCGGCGCATTCACTATCTCGGCCAGTAA
- a CDS encoding SPFH domain-containing protein: MIVSPFLIFTLIVVVLAVLIVYAGIKTVPQGEQWTVERFGRYTRTLESGLRVIVPFIDRIGRRISIMEQVLDVPPQTVITKDNAAVIADGVVFFRVHDTARAAYQVQHLQEAIINLTTTNLRSVIGSMDLDDTLSKRAEINETLMAIIDEATNPWGVKIMRIEIRDLRMSDDLQAAMNLQMTAERRRRASVTEANGLREAEILKAQGQKEGEILRAQGMREAAFLEAEARERAAEADAKATEMVSRAIAAGDIQAVQFFLGQKYVEALQAIGTSSNSKLVLMPLEASGITGAIAGVGELVKAMGNPPKA; the protein is encoded by the coding sequence ATGATCGTTTCGCCCTTTCTGATTTTCACCCTCATCGTCGTCGTCCTGGCAGTGCTCATCGTCTATGCCGGGATCAAGACCGTCCCGCAGGGCGAGCAATGGACCGTCGAGCGCTTCGGGCGATACACCCGCACCCTGGAATCCGGCCTGCGCGTCATCGTGCCTTTCATCGACCGCATCGGCCGCCGCATCAGCATCATGGAGCAGGTGCTCGATGTCCCGCCGCAGACGGTTATCACCAAGGACAACGCCGCCGTGATCGCCGATGGCGTGGTGTTCTTCCGGGTCCATGATACGGCGCGCGCCGCCTATCAGGTGCAGCACCTCCAGGAAGCCATCATTAACCTGACGACAACGAACCTGCGCAGCGTCATCGGCTCCATGGATCTCGATGACACCCTGTCGAAGCGGGCCGAGATCAACGAAACCCTGATGGCCATCATCGACGAGGCGACCAATCCCTGGGGCGTGAAGATCATGCGCATCGAGATTCGCGATCTGCGCATGTCGGATGATCTGCAGGCGGCGATGAATTTGCAGATGACAGCCGAACGACGGCGCCGCGCCTCGGTCACCGAGGCCAATGGCCTGCGCGAGGCCGAAATCCTGAAGGCACAGGGCCAGAAGGAAGGCGAGATCCTGCGCGCCCAGGGCATGCGGGAAGCCGCCTTCCTGGAAGCCGAGGCGCGTGAGCGGGCGGCGGAAGCCGATGCCAAGGCGACCGAGATGGTCTCCCGCGCCATCGCCGCCGGCGATATCCAGGCGGTGCAGTTCTTTCTCGGTCAGAAATATGTCGAGGCGCTACAGGCCATCGGCACCTCCAGCAATTCCAAGCTGGTGCTGATGCCGCTGGAAGCTTCTGGCATCACCGGTGCCATCGCCGGCGTCGGCGAACTGGTCAAGGCGATGGGCAATCCCCCCAAAGCCTGA
- a CDS encoding carbohydrate ABC transporter permease, with amino-acid sequence MFKRLRLGLTKGWLHVVLLPLALLWISPLIWIVLTSLKTRVEVFDTTAGLLPKIAQWSNYPAALSVAPFGRYLINSVLVTGGIISAQLITITLAAYAFARLRFPCKDLIFGLFLMQVMFPIYAIFLTNFVTIRELGLMNSLWALMVPFVASGYGTFMLRQAFRQVPAELADAAKLDGCGHFSTLWHVYLPLVKPTLIAFAIISVVTHWNDYMWPLLVTNSESVRTLPIGLGLLAKADSGADWTRLMAATVVVVSPLLVFFVIFQRRFVDSFMHAGIK; translated from the coding sequence ATGTTCAAGCGCCTGCGCCTGGGTCTGACCAAGGGATGGCTGCATGTCGTGCTGCTGCCGTTGGCCCTGCTGTGGATCAGCCCGCTGATCTGGATCGTCCTGACATCGCTGAAGACCCGGGTGGAGGTGTTCGACACCACCGCCGGGCTGCTGCCAAAGATCGCGCAATGGTCGAATTATCCCGCCGCCCTGTCGGTCGCGCCGTTCGGGCGGTATCTGATCAATTCCGTGCTGGTCACCGGCGGCATCATCAGCGCGCAGCTGATCACCATCACGCTGGCGGCCTATGCCTTCGCCCGGCTGCGTTTCCCCTGCAAGGATCTGATCTTCGGCCTGTTCCTGATGCAGGTGATGTTTCCGATCTACGCGATCTTCCTGACCAATTTCGTGACGATCCGAGAACTCGGCCTGATGAACAGCCTGTGGGCGCTGATGGTGCCCTTCGTCGCCAGCGGCTATGGCACCTTCATGCTGCGCCAGGCCTTCCGGCAGGTACCGGCGGAACTGGCCGATGCGGCAAAGCTGGATGGCTGCGGCCATTTCTCCACGCTGTGGCATGTCTATCTGCCGCTGGTGAAGCCGACGCTGATCGCCTTCGCCATCATCTCCGTCGTCACCCACTGGAACGATTACATGTGGCCGCTGCTGGTGACCAACAGCGAGAGCGTGCGGACCCTGCCGATTGGCCTGGGCCTGCTGGCGAAGGCCGATAGCGGCGCCGACTGGACACGGCTGATGGCCGCCACGGTGGTCGTGGTGTCGCCGCTGCTGGTGTTCTTCGTGATCTTCCAGCGCCGCTTCGTCGACAGCTTCATGCATGCCGGCATCAAATAG
- a CDS encoding DeoR/GlpR family DNA-binding transcription regulator has translation MNIRQEKIIEILRQAASLSTLDLARSFDVSDETIRRDLKQLAEEGIVEKFHGGVRLSVANTEAPFEQRLRIQPAAKQAMAQACETLVPDGTTLFLDNSSSACFLARLLARKKGLTIITLSLQSARILAEGGDGNRIIVPGGELRPSDMTITGASAIRFAAQFSPELFIFSVAAVSSERGCLDFDLFEAEYKAALMPYAAETVLLADASKFGASGLIQTCGLENIGVLVTDAPPPAAFAGAFDEETRIIVAG, from the coding sequence ATGAATATCCGCCAGGAAAAGATCATCGAAATCCTGCGTCAGGCCGCGTCCCTGTCAACGCTCGATCTCGCCCGGTCCTTCGATGTGTCCGACGAAACCATCCGCCGTGACCTGAAGCAGCTGGCCGAGGAGGGCATTGTCGAGAAATTCCACGGCGGGGTGCGCCTGAGCGTGGCCAATACCGAGGCGCCGTTCGAGCAGCGCCTGCGTATCCAGCCCGCCGCCAAGCAGGCCATGGCCCAGGCCTGCGAGACGCTGGTGCCGGATGGCACGACGCTGTTTCTCGACAACAGCAGCTCCGCCTGTTTCCTGGCCCGGCTTCTGGCGCGCAAGAAAGGGCTGACGATCATCACCCTTTCCCTGCAATCGGCGCGGATACTGGCCGAGGGCGGCGATGGCAACCGGATCATCGTTCCCGGCGGTGAATTGCGGCCCAGCGACATGACGATCACCGGCGCTTCCGCGATTCGCTTCGCCGCGCAATTCTCGCCGGAGCTGTTCATCTTCTCCGTGGCGGCCGTGTCGAGTGAGCGGGGCTGTCTCGATTTCGATCTCTTCGAGGCCGAGTACAAGGCCGCACTGATGCCCTATGCCGCCGAAACCGTGCTGCTTGCCGATGCCAGCAAATTCGGCGCCAGCGGGCTGATCCAAACCTGTGGCCTGGAGAATATCGGCGTTCTCGTTACCGATGCGCCCCCGCCTGCGGCGTTTGCCGGGGCGTTCGACGAAGAAACCCGGATCATCGTCGCTGGGTAG
- a CDS encoding YdhR family protein: MITVITRFPQPAGKSQDELKGMFRQSAPRFQTISGLVRKYYYIADDNTCGGVYLFRSRAQAETLFDDAFAASIMARFGAPPRVEFLETPVIVDNDAGTILGGDEGA, from the coding sequence ATGATCACCGTCATCACCCGTTTCCCGCAGCCGGCCGGCAAGTCCCAGGACGAGCTGAAAGGGATGTTCCGGCAATCCGCGCCGCGTTTCCAGACGATCTCCGGACTGGTGCGCAAATATTACTATATCGCCGACGACAATACCTGCGGCGGCGTCTATCTGTTTCGCAGCCGGGCCCAGGCGGAAACGCTGTTCGACGATGCCTTCGCGGCCTCCATCATGGCGCGCTTCGGTGCGCCGCCGCGCGTCGAGTTCCTGGAGACGCCGGTCATCGTGGATAATGATGCGGGGACGATACTGGGCGGCGACGAAGGCGCCTGA
- a CDS encoding LysR family transcriptional regulator, with protein sequence MSRYSIDIRHLRYFIAIAEAGSFTRAANHLHIAQPALSQHVRNLEQSFGTQLLDRTARGVDLTADGRKLLAHARRVVEEMDRLVDAVSPGKPTGDVMLGLPIPVSPLITQPLLTTIQRDFGGITLHIREAMSAYLAEWLIDGRIDAAVLFSNQELPHIDTHEVCEETLYVVGPPGAFSPGETIPFHSLPRYPLIMSHPENGLRSLVHSTAQRLGVEYTIKFEIDVITEMKRFVAAGKGYTVLAPVAFYEDLVAGRLSAAPIVEPEIVRTWTMATRRHSRPNAACKAAMDLTEAVLVERTGMVKKAVSDYAGALH encoded by the coding sequence ATGAGCCGCTATTCGATCGACATCAGGCATCTGCGTTATTTCATCGCCATCGCCGAGGCCGGCAGTTTTACGCGTGCGGCGAACCACCTGCACATCGCCCAGCCGGCGCTCAGCCAGCATGTCCGCAATCTGGAGCAGAGCTTCGGCACGCAACTGCTCGACCGGACGGCGCGTGGTGTTGACCTTACCGCCGACGGCAGAAAGCTGCTGGCGCATGCGCGGCGCGTCGTCGAGGAAATGGACCGGCTCGTCGATGCCGTCAGTCCCGGAAAGCCGACGGGCGATGTCATGCTGGGCCTGCCGATACCGGTCAGCCCGCTCATCACCCAGCCGCTGCTGACGACGATTCAGCGCGATTTCGGCGGGATCACCCTGCATATCCGCGAGGCGATGAGCGCCTATCTGGCGGAATGGCTGATCGACGGCCGCATCGATGCCGCCGTCCTGTTCAGCAATCAGGAACTGCCGCATATCGATACGCATGAGGTCTGCGAGGAAACGCTCTATGTCGTCGGCCCGCCCGGCGCGTTTTCCCCCGGCGAGACAATCCCGTTCCATAGCTTGCCGCGATACCCGCTGATCATGTCGCATCCGGAAAATGGCCTGCGCTCGCTGGTCCACAGCACGGCCCAGCGGCTGGGCGTCGAGTACACGATCAAGTTCGAGATCGACGTGATCACCGAGATGAAGCGCTTCGTCGCTGCCGGCAAGGGCTACACCGTGCTGGCGCCGGTCGCCTTCTACGAGGATCTGGTTGCCGGCCGGCTGTCCGCCGCGCCCATCGTGGAGCCGGAGATCGTGCGCACCTGGACCATGGCGACGCGCCGCCACAGCCGTCCGAACGCCGCCTGCAAGGCCGCCATGGATCTGACCGAGGCGGTCCTGGTCGAACGCACCGGCATGGTGAAGAAGGCGGTCAGTGACTATGCCGGCGCGCTGCATTGA